Part of the Desulfolutivibrio sulfoxidireducens genome is shown below.
GGGATGTGGAGGCCGAGGATTTCAAGCCCAGGTTGTACGCCGAGGACAAGGCCGGAAACGAGCGGACCGGGTTTTTCGTGAACATGGCCATCAAGCGCCGTTTCAGGGACGAGCGGGTGGATATCTCCGACGAGTTCCTGGCGGCCAAGATGCCGGCCTTCGCCAGCCTCTATCCGGACGTGCGCGATCCCCTGGCCCTTTTCCGCAAGGTCAATGACGACTTGCGGCGCAAGGACGAGGCCGTCCTGCGCGATCTCGGCCGCAAGACCTCCCCCAAACCCTTATGGAACGGCCCCTTTGTCTATCTTCGGGGATCCTCGGTGCTCGGGTCCTTCGGAGCCATGCGGTCGTATTATTATAAAGGCGAAAAGATCGACGAACAGTGCCATTTGGGCATTGATCTGGCCTCGACCCCCGCCGCCCCCGTGCCCGCGGCCAACGACGGGAGCGTGGTTTTCGTCGGGAACCTGGGCCTCTATGGCCAGACAGTGGTCATTGACCATGGACTGGGCCTGCAGACCCTCTATGGGCATCTGAGCCGCATCGACGTCAAGGCCGGGGAGTTCGTGACCAAAGGCCAGTTCATCGGCCGTACGGGAAGCACGGGGCTGGCCTTTGGCGACCATCTGCATTTCGGCGTGGCCCTTTCGGGGCAGGAGGTCATTCCCATCGAGTGGTGGGACGCCAAGTGGCTCGAGGACAACGTCACCCAGAAGATTCGTCGTTTCGGCGAGACACCGCAGTCATAACTTTTTGTCGGTCAACCTGAAACCTGTCGGACGGTTCCGATGATACCCACATGCGCACGCGCAACGTGATCCTGCTTGTGATTATGGGGGGACTGCTTGTGGCTTTGGGGGTGGCCTACCATGCCAAATACGGCGGCCATTCCGAGTTCATGAAGGGGTTGTGGGGCTCTCCCCGGGAGGGGATCAGATCCGGGAGTCGGGAAGGGGGGAATTTTTCGCGCAAGAAAGGGGACATTGCCGCGCGGTACGTGGATCGGCCGCAGGCCGAAGTGGCCGCTTTCGTGAACTCGCCAGGATATCGCGACGCCCCCCCGGAACTGCGCCGTCTGAAGCTTCTGGAGTTTTTTACCCTGAAGGTGGCCGATGTGGATTATATGCTTTTGTCCGACGCGGACAAAAAAGTGATCCTTGACCAGTTCATGAGCAAATACCTGATCGAATGACCGCCCGCTCCGGTCGCACCACGCATCATCGCCGCAAAAAATCGAGTCCGGTGGCAAGGTGCCGCGTCTTTTCCGAAGGAGTCTGATGCCGTCCTGATCGTCGTCGACGTCCCTTTACAAGGTTTTTTCAAGAAAGATTGTCCATTTGGAGGTGTTTTTCCGCAGGAGCATGACCTGCGTCGTGCTGGCGGCGCGGTTTCCGGCCGGGTCGTTTCGATCCCGGGTCCCGTCTCTTGGTCATGGCCTGGGGTGGTTTCCGCTGAACGCGGCGAGGTCCCGGATTTTTGTGCGGGCGAGGCGGGTCACGGCCTTCCGCAGGAGGGTGCGGCCGGTTGTGAGCGGTTCTTGACAGGACTGGCGCGTCCGCTTAGAGACTCAGTTCCAACATGCCGGGATGGCGGAATTGGTAGACGCACCGGACTCAAAATCCGGCGGTCGCAAGGCCTTGAGGGTTCGAGTCCCTCTCCCGGTACCAAGGAATTTCAATGGATTACGCCTTCGGCGGGAAGCCGGGCGTAGCTCATGTTTTGTATCATCCTCTTTTTCTTGCCACTCGGATATAGTCTCTCCAATTTGTCCCAGAGAAAAGTTCGTAAGGCCCGCCCCATCCGGATCATAACGCCACACTGTTCCACCGGGTGTGGAAACTGGCCGAACAGCGCCAACGGTTCGCAGTCCTCGACCGTACATCCTGTTATGGCTGGCAGGCCTTGTCCTGAAATACAAACGAACTTTCGGGGTGTTCGGGGGGAAGGGCTGTCGTTGCGCCTGAAACGCGGGCGCAAACGTCCGAACCATAAGCGCGCCTGGCCGATGGGCATCGGCCAGGCGCGCGGGGTTTTACGGGAACCGGGTTCCCCGGGTTCTAGGCGGTGTAGAAGCTGAAGTTGGCCGCCGACAGGTTCGTCAGGTCGCTGGCGGCGGTCAGGGAGGTCCCGTCGATCTGGTCGATGGTGGCGACGATGCGCACGCCGCTTTCCGTGGCCACATCCGCGTCGTAGACCAGATAAGCGACGTTGTCGCTGCCAAGGATCACGGCATAGGCCGAGCCTGTCGCGTCGCCGTGGTTGGCGGCGATGAGGGCGTCGAAGTCGGATGCCGACGTGCCTGTAGCCGCGGTATCGTCGTAGACCAGGACCGTGTCGCCCGAGGCGAACGAGCCTTCCGATCCCACCGAGACCGTGCCGTCGTAGTTCAGGTTAAGCACGTCGTCCGTGGCGGTCACCTCCAGGTTGGTGACCTCGTCGGTGTCCGTGGAGCCGATGACGGTAAAAGTGAAGGTATCCGAGCCGTCGCCGCCGGTGAGGGTGTCGTTGCCCGCGCCGCCGGTTATGACGTTGGCATTCGCATCGCCGGTCAGGGTGTCGGCGTGTTCACTGCCGACTAGGTTTTCGATGGATGACAATAAAAGAGTATAGGTACCCCAGGTGGCCTCAAGTGTGCTCAGGTCGGCGGTCACGGCGGATGAGGCCTCGCCGAACAGGGCCGTATCCGTACCATCGCCGCCGAGCAGGAAGTCACTTCCCGTGCCGCCGTCGAGGATGTCGTCGCCCTGGCCGCCGTCGATGGTGTCGTTGCCCGCGCCGCCAATGATGTAGTCGTTGCCCGCGCCGCCATCTAAGGCGTTGCCGACCGAGTCGCCGGTCAGGTAGTCGTCGTAGTCGCTGCCGGAGAGGTCCTCGATGGAGGACAGGGTGTCGGTGCTGGAACCCCATCTCGCCCAGTTCAGGCTCAGGTCCGCCATCACGTATGACGTGGCGGTGGCGAAGGCGGCCATGTCTCTGCCGACGCCGCCGTCGAGGGTGTCGTTGCCCGCGCCGCCGTCGAGGGTATCATCGCCCTGGTCACCGGTGAGGACGTTGGCGTTCGCGTCGCCGGTCAGGGTGTCGGCGTAGCCACTCCCGGTAATGTTTTCGATGGAGACCAGGGTGTCCGTGTACGTTCCAGAGGTCGCGGTATGTGTACTCAAATTGGCGACCACGCCTTCCGTGGCGTCATAATAGCTGGTCATGTCCGTGCCGTCGCCGCCGTCCAGGGAGTCGTTGCCCAGTCCACCGTACAAGCCGTCGTCGCCATCGCCGCCCAGGATCGTATCGTCGCCGCCGCGGCTCAAAATCCATAGATCGTTGCCAGCGCCGCCCTCGATAGAGTCGTTTCCCGACCCGGCATCGATGGTATCCTGACCGTCGCCGCCAAAGATAGTGTTGTTGCCGCTGAGGCCGTACAGGATGTTGCCATTCGCATCGCCGGTCAAGATGTCGTCGTAGTCGCTTCCTTGCAAATATTCGATGGAAATCAGGGTGTCGGTATAGATTCCAGAGGTCGCTGTGTTCGTCAGCAGACTGGCGACCACGCCCTCCGTGGCGTCTTGAAAGTTGGCCGTATCCATCGAGCCGCCGCCGCCATCCAGCGTGTCGTTGCCCGCGCCGCCGGCAAGATAGTCGTACCCCGAGCCGCCAATCAGGGAGTCGTTGCCCCCATTCGCCCAGATGTAGTTGGTGCCGTAAGCACCTTCGCCGGCGGAGAGAAGATCGTCGCCGTCACCGCCGTAGAGGGTGTCGATGCCGTCACCGCCTGAGATGGTGTCGTTGCCCGCGCCGCCAGAGATGGTGTCGTTGCCCGCGCCGCCGGTTATGCTGTTGGCGTTCGCGTCGCCGGTCAGGGTGTCGGCGTAGTCGCTGCCGGTCAGGTTTTCGATGGAGGTCAAGGAGTCGGTATATGATCCCCAGGCCGCCGTGCCCGCGCCGAGGTCGGCGGTCACCGCGGAGGTGGCTGTCGTGTAGGTGGCGGTATCCGTGCCGTCGCCGCCGGAAAGGGTGTCGTTGCCCGCACCGCCGGAAAGGGAGTCGTTTCCCGCGCCGCCGGAGAGGCTGTCATCGCCAGTGCCGCCGTCGAGGGAGTCGTTGCCGTCACCGCCGGAAAGGAAGTCGTTGCCCGCGCCGCCGGAAAGGGCGTTGGCGTTCGCGTCGCCGGTCAGGGTGTCGTCGTGGTCGCCGCCCGTCAGGTTTTCGATGGACGAAAGGGTGTCGGTATTTGACCCCCAGGCCGCCGTGCCCGCGCCGAGGTCGGCGGTCACTGTGGATGTGGCCGAGGCGTAGGTGGCGGTGTCCGTGCCGTCGCCGCCATCCAGGGAGTCGTTGCCCGTGCCGCCCGACAGGGTGTCGTTGCCGGTGTGGCCGTAGAGGGTGTCGTTGTCCGCGCCGCCGTCGAGGGTGTCGTCGTCCGCGCCACCAATGAGGAGATCCTGTCCGTCGCCGCCGTCGAGGGTGTCGTTTTCAGCGCCGCCATAGAGTATGTCGTTGCCCGCGCCGCCATAGAGTATGTCGTTGCCCGCGACGCCGTCGAGGGTATCGTTGCCATTCCCGCCGGAGATGGTGTCATCGCCCTCGTATCCGATGATCCGGTTGTCATTCGCATCGCCGGTCAGGAAGTCGGTGTAGACACTGCCCCCCAGGCTTTCAATGGAGTACAGGGTGTCGGAGGTCGTCCCCCAGGTGGCCGTGCCTGCGCTCAGATCGGCTGTCACGCCGGATGTGGCCGTGGTACTATAGTCGGCGGTGTCGTTGCCGTCGCCGCCAGCCAGGGTGTTGTCGCCCGCGCCGCCGGACAGGGTGTCGTTGCCCGCGCCGCCGTCGAGGGTGTCGTTGCCCGCGCCGCCGTCGAGGGTGTCGTCGTTCTCGCCGCCGGACAGGGTGTCGTTGCCCACGCCGCCGTCGAGAGAGTCGTCGCCCGCGCCGCCGTCGAGAGTGTCGTTGCCCGCGCCGCCTGAGAGGGTATCGTTGCCCGCGCCGCCGGTTGTGCTGTTGTCGTTCGCGTCGCCGGTCAGGGTGTCGGCGTAGTCGCTGCCGATGAGGTTTTCGATGGAGGTCAGGGAGTCGGTATATGATCCCCAGGCCGCCGTGCCCGCGCCGAGATCGGCGGTCACGCCGGAAGTGGCCGCGTCGTAGGAGGCGGTGTCCGTGCCGTCGCCGCCGTCGAGGGAGTCGTTGCCGTCACCGCCGGAAAGGAAGTCGTTGCCCGCGCCGCCGGAAAGGGCGTTGGCGTTCGCGTCGCCGGTCAGGGTGTCGTCGTGGTCGCTGCCGATGAGGTTTTCGATGGAGGTCAGGGTGTCGGTATTTGATCCCCAGGCCGCCGTGCCCGCGCCGAGGTCGGCGGTCACTGTGGATGTGGCCGAAGCGTAGGTGGCGGTGTCCGTGCCGTCGCCGCCGGAGAGGGAGTCGTTGCCCGTGCCGCCGTCGAGGGAGTCGTTGCCCATGCCGCCGTCGAGGGAGTCGTTGCCCGCGCCGCCGGAGAGGGAGTCGTTGTCCGCCTCGCTGCAGATGTAGTCGTCGCCGTCGCCACCGGAGAGGGTATCGTCGCCCGCGCCGCCGAAAAGGCTATCGGTATCCGCACCGCCGGAGATGGTATCGTCGCCCGCGCCGCCGTAGAGGAGATCGGAACCCGCGTCGCCGTCCAGCGAATCGTTGCCGTCGCCGCCGGAAAGGACGTTGGCGTTCGCGTTGCCGGTCAGGGTATCGTCGTAGTCGCCGCCCGTCAGATTTTCGATGGACGAAAGGGTGTCGGTATGTGACCCCCAGGTCGCTGTGCCCACGCCCAGGTCGGCGGTCACGGCCGATGTGGCATCCAGAAAGGAGGCGGTGTCCGTGCCGTCGCCGCCGTCCAGGGAGTCGTTGCCCGTGCCGCCGGAGAGGGAGTCGTTGCCCGCGCCGCCGGAGAGGGAGTCGTTGCCCGCGCTGCCGGACAGGGTGTCGTTGCCCGCGCCGCCATCAAAGAGGTTGGCGGCGTCATTCCCCACCAGTTTGTCGCTGTAGGAGGTTCCGACCAGATTTTCAATGTCTGTGACGGTGTCGGTGGAAGACGAGTCTTCGAGGTCCTCGTTTTTATACACAAGCCCAAAACTCAAATACGCCCTCACACTGTCCGCCATGGACGCATAGGAAAGGGTATCCGTGCCGTCGCCGCCGGAGAGGGTGTCGTTGCCGTCGCTGCCGGACAGGGAATCGTTGCCCGCGCCGCCGGTGAGGACGTTGGCGTTCACGTCGCCGGTCAGGGTATCGGCGTAGTCGCTGCCGATGAGGTTTTCGATGGAGGTCAGGGTGTCGGAGTTAGTCCCCCATGTGGCCGTGCCGGTGGCCAGATTGGAGGTCACCGCGGAGGTTGCCGAGGCGTAGGTGGCGGTGTCCGTGCCGTCGTCACCGTCAAGGGTGTTGTCGCCCGCGTCGCCTGAGAGGGAGTCGTTGCCTGTGCCGCCGTCCAGGGAATCGTTGCCTGTGCCGCCGTCCAGGGAATCGTTGCCCGTGCCGCCGTCCAGGGAATCGTTGCCGGCGCTGCCGGACAGGGTGTCGTTTCCCGCGCCGCCTGAGAGGACATTGTCCCTGGAACTGCCGGTCAGGGAGTCGGCATAGGCGCTGCCGGTGAGGTTTTCCATGGTGGTCACGGTGTCGACGTTTTCCCCCCAGATGGCCGTGCCGGCGCTTAAACTGGCGGTTACGGCGGATGTGGCCGCAACGTAGCTGGCGGTGTCCGATCCGTCGCCGCCGGAAAGGATGTTTATGCCCGTGCCGCCGAAAAGGATGTCATTGCCGTCCCCGCCTTTTATGGTGTCGTTGCCCGTGCCGCCGTCGAGGGAGTCGTTGCCCGCGCCGCCGTCGAGGGAGTCGTTGCCCGCGCCGCCGTCGAGGCTGTCGTTGCCGTCGCCGCCCAAGAGTGTGTCGTTGCCCGCGCCGCCGTCGAGGCTGTCGTTGCCCTCGCCGCCGCTCAGGAGGTTGTCGCGTGCGTCTCCGGTCAGCCTGTCGTCGAAGGCGCTTCCCACAAGGTTTTCCATCTCCGAGAGGGTATCTGTAAACTCACTCCAGGTCGCCGTTCCCTCGCTCAGATTCGCGGTCACCGCGGCCGTGACGCCATCGTAGGAGGCTGAATCCGTATCATCCCCGCCGTTGAGGGTGTCGTTGCCCGCGCCGCCGTTGAGGGTGTCGTTGCCCGCGCCACCGAAAAGTTCGTCGTTGTCCTCCTCGCCATACAGACTGTCGTTACCCGCGTCGCCATGCAGGCTATCGTTGTCCGCGTCGCCATACATCTCGTCGTTGCCCACGCCGCCCGCGAGAAGGTTGGCGGTGTTATCACCAGTCAGGAAGTCGTCATAGGCGGAGCCGATCAGGTTCTCAATTCCGGAAACGATGTCTGGCGGCAAAGATATTGTCTCAGCTTGCTTATAGACAAGACCGATAGGTAAGTAGGCCCGCACGGACCCCGTCTCGTTTTCGTAGGAAACCGTATCCGTGCCGTCTCCTCCGTTGAGGGTGTCCGCGCCCGCGCTGCCGAAGAGGGAATCGTTGCCCGCACCGCCATCCAGGGAATCGTTGCCCGCGCCGCCGTCCAGGGAATCGTTGCCGGCGCTGCCGGACAGGGTGTCGTTTTCCGCGCCGCCTGAGAGGACATTGTCCTTGGAGCTGCCGGTCAGGGAGTCGGCATAGGCGCTGCCGGTCAGGTTTTCCATGGAGGACAGGGTGTCGGCGTTCGACCCCCAGGTCGCCGTGCCCGCGCTTAAGTTCGCGGTCACGGCTGATGTGGCCGAGGCGTAGGTCGTGGTGTCCGTGCCGTCGCCGCCGGAAAGCGCGTTCGTTCCCTCGCCTCCGGCCAGGATGTCGTCTCCGTCTCCGCCTTTGACGGTATCGTTGCCGGCGCCCCCGTCGAGACTGTCGTTGCCTGTTCCGCCATCGAGGCTATCGTTGCCGGCGCTTCCGGACAGGGTGTCGTTGCCCTCGCCGCCAGCAAGGGCGTTGTCCTTGGAACTGCCGGTCAGGCTGTCGGCATAGGAGCCGCCGGTCAGGTTTTCCATGGAGGACAGGGTGTCGGCGTTCGACCCCCAGGTCGCCGTGCCCGCGCTCAAGTTCGCGGTCACGGCTGATGTGGCCGAGGCGTAGCTGGCGGTGTCCGATCCGTCGCCGCCGGAAAGGATGTTTATGCCCGTGCCGCCGAAAAGGATGTCATTGCCGTCGCCGCCCTTTATGGTGTCGTTGCCGGCGCCTCCGTCGAGGCTGTCGTTGCCTGTTCCTCCGTCGAGGCTGTCGTTGCCGGCGCTGCCGGCCAGGGTGTCGTCGCCCTCGCCGCCAGCAAGGGCGTTGTCCTTGGAACTGCCGGTCAGGCTGTCGGCATAGGAGCCGCCGGTCAGGTTTTCCATGGAGGACAGGGTGTCGGCGTTTTCCTCCCAGATGGCCGTGCCGGCGCTTAAGCTGGCGGTTACGGCGGATTTTGCGGCGGCGTAGCTGGCGGTGTCCGATCCGTCGCCGCCGGAAAGGATGTTTATGCCCGTGCCGCCGAAAAGGAAGTCATTGCCGTCGCCGGCTTTTATGGTGTCGTTGCCGGCGCCTCCGTCGAGGCTGTCGTTGCCTGTTCCTCCGTCGAGGCTGTCGTTGCCGGCGCTGCCGGCCAGGGTGTCGTCGCCCTCGCCGCCAGCAAGGGCGTTGTCCTTGGAACTGCCGGTCAGGCTGTCGGCATAGGAGCCGCCGGTCAGGTTTTCCATGGAGGACAGGGTGTCGGCGTTCGACCCCCAGGTCGCCATGCCCGCGCTTAAGTTCGCGGTCACGGCTGATGTGGCCGAGGCGTAGGTCGTGGTGTCCGTGCCGTCACCGCCGGAAAGCGCGTTCGTTCCCTCGCCGCCGGCCAGGATGTCGTCTCCGTCTCCGCCTTTGACGGTATCGTTGCCGTCTCCGCCATTGAGGCTATCGTTGCCGTCTCCGCCATCGAGGCTGTCGTTGCCTGTTCCTCCGTCGAGGCTGTCGTTGCCGGCGCTGCCGGCCAGGGTGTCGTCGCCCTCGCCGCCAGCAAGGGCGTTGTCCTTGGAACTGCCGGTCAGGCTGTCGGCATAGGAGCCGCCGGTCAGGTTTTCCATGGAGGACAGGGTATCGGCGTTCGATCCCCAGGTCGCCGAGCCCGCGCTTAAGTTCGCGGTCACGCCGGAGGTGGCCGAGGCGTAGGTTGCGGTATCCGTGCCGTCGCCGCCGGAAAGCGCGTTCGTTCCCTCGCCGCCGGCCAGGATGTCGTCTCCGTCTCCGCCTTTGACGGTATCGTTGCCGGCGCCCCCGTCGAGACTGTCGTTGCCTGTTCCGCCGTCCAGGGAATCGTTGCCGGCGCTGCCGGACAGGGTGTCGTTGCCCTCGCCGCCAGCAAGGGCGTTGTCCTTGGAACTGCCGGTCAGGCTGTCGGCATAGGAGCCACCGGTCAGGTTTTCCATGGAGGACAGGGTGTCGGCGTTCGACCCCCAGGTCGCCGTGCCCGCGCTCAAGTTCGCGGTCACGCCGGATGTGGCGGCGGCGTAGCTGGCGGTGTCCGTGCCGTCGCCGCCGGAAAGCACGTTTGTGCCCGTATCCCCAGAGAGGAGGTCGTTGTCGTCCCCGCCCTTGATGGTGTCGTTGCCCGCGCCGCCATCGAGGCTATCGTTGCCGGCGCCTCCGTCGAGGCTGTCGTTGTCTGTTCCTCCGTCGAGGCTGTCGTTGCCGGCGCTGCCGGCCAGGGTGTCGTCGTCCTCGCCGCCAGCAAGGGCGTTGTCCTTGGAACTGCCGGTCAGGCTGTCGGCATAGGAGCCGCCGGTCAGGTTTTCCATGGAGGACAGGGTGTCGGCGTTCGACCCCCAGGTCGCCGTGCCCGTGCTCAAGTTCGCGGTCACGCCGGATGTGGCCGAGGCGTAGGTCGCGGTGTCCGTGCCGTCGCCGCCGAGCAGGAAGTCACTTCCAGGGCCGCCGTCGAGGGTGTCGTTGCCCACGTCGCCGTGCAGATCGTCGTTGCCCGCGCCGCCGTCGAGGCTGTCGTTGCCGGCGTTGCCGAGCAGATTGTCGTTGCCCGCGCCGCCGTCGAGGCTGTCGTTGCCGGCGTCGCCGAGCAGATCGTCGTTGCCCGCGCCGCCGTCGAGGGTGTCGTTGCCGGCGTTGCCGTACAGATCGTCGTTGCCCGCGCCGCCGTCAAAGAGGTTGGCGGCGTCATTCCCTACCAGGTCGTCGCCGTAGGAGGTTCCGACCAGATTCTCAATGTCTGTGACGGTGTCGATGGAGAACGATTCTTCAAGATCGTCGTTTTTATATACAAGCCCAGAATCCAAATACGCCTTCACATAGTCCGTCATGGTCGCATAGGAAATGGTGTCCGTGCCGTTGCCACCGTCCAGGGAGTCGTTGCCCGCGCCGCCGTCAAGGGAGTCGTTGCCTGTGCCGCCGTCCAGGGAGTCGTTGCCGGCGCTGCCGGACAGGGTGTCGTTTCCCGCGCCGCCTGAGAGGACATTGTCCTTGGAGCTGCCGGTCAGGCTGTCGGCATAGGAGCCACCGGTCAGGTTTTCCATGGAGGACAGGGTGTCGGCGTTCGCCCCCCAGGTCGCCGTGCCCGCGCTCAAGTTCGCGGTCACGCCGGAGGTGGCCGAGGCGTAGGTTGCGGTATCCGTGCCGTCGCCGCCGGAAAGGATGTTTATGCCCGTATCCCCCGAGAGGAGGTCGTTGTCGTCCCCGCCCTTGATGGTGTCGTTGCCCGCGCTGCCGGAGATCGTATCGTCTCCGCCAAGAGCGGACGCAAGGTCGGCTTCGGTCGTTCCGGTCCATACATCCGCAGCGTTGGTTCCGGTCCAATTCATGGTGTTGACCTTTTCTCTCGAGTTAAAAATTCAAAAATTTTGCATACTATATCTTTTCGAGTATGGCCATGCGTCGATAATGTCAATTCAAAAAGTTGGTGTTCGTTGTATTTGCAGGAGGATATGTGATTCCTCAGGCTGATTTTTGGTTTTGAAAATGTACATGGATCCTGTTTTCAGACCTTGAACGCCACGTCCCCAAGCCTGAAATCCAATTGCCAAAAAAATGCTTGCCAAAGAGGGCGGGCTTTTTTATGACCTCGAAAGCAATTTTGATTCTCTTTCTCAATGAGGCGTACGAAGTTGATGGCAGTCCGTCCCAAGCCGGGGAGAAGGGTCGCGAGCACGTCCGCGAAGACCGTCCCGGACAATCCGCCGACCTTGTCGCATCCATGAACATGCACGGACGATTAGGCCTTGCCGTCGTCGCGAAATCGTCCCGGGCAGGGAAAGGCACTGCCCAAAACGGCGCAACCCGCTTTCTGGGAGGAAATATGACCCTC
Proteins encoded:
- a CDS encoding M23 family metallopeptidase — its product is MRIRKPYKKKKKIGPIGVLVIALALLVPIGAAGVGALYLMEDMEKPTVTLYPDIDAVSLKKEFTVKAGDPGSGIKSLVVTAGQGLKKYTVLRKSYDALQKSVLETFSLEKAELRGGEFDLQVVATDGSFFNFGAGNSSHINKRMTLDLSPPNVRALTPTHYMRQGGVGLVIYTVSKDPERSGVMVGDRFFPGFKQDSGQYLCLFAYPRDVEAEDFKPRLYAEDKAGNERTGFFVNMAIKRRFRDERVDISDEFLAAKMPAFASLYPDVRDPLALFRKVNDDLRRKDEAVLRDLGRKTSPKPLWNGPFVYLRGSSVLGSFGAMRSYYYKGEKIDEQCHLGIDLASTPAAPVPAANDGSVVFVGNLGLYGQTVVIDHGLGLQTLYGHLSRIDVKAGEFVTKGQFIGRTGSTGLAFGDHLHFGVALSGQEVIPIEWWDAKWLEDNVTQKIRRFGETPQS
- a CDS encoding calcium-binding protein; its protein translation is MNWTGTNAADVWTGTTEADLASALGGDDTISGSAGNDTIKGGDDNDLLSGDTGINILSGGDGTDTATYASATSGVTANLSAGTATWGANADTLSSMENLTGGSYADSLTGSSKDNVLSGGAGNDTLSGSAGNDSLDGGTGNDSLDGGAGNDSLDGGNGTDTISYATMTDYVKAYLDSGLVYKNDDLEESFSIDTVTDIENLVGTSYGDDLVGNDAANLFDGGAGNDDLYGNAGNDTLDGGAGNDDLLGDAGNDSLDGGAGNDNLLGNAGNDSLDGGAGNDDLHGDVGNDTLDGGPGSDFLLGGDGTDTATYASATSGVTANLSTGTATWGSNADTLSSMENLTGGSYADSLTGSSKDNALAGGEDDDTLAGSAGNDSLDGGTDNDSLDGGAGNDSLDGGAGNDTIKGGDDNDLLSGDTGTNVLSGGDGTDTASYAAATSGVTANLSAGTATWGSNADTLSSMENLTGGSYADSLTGSSKDNALAGGEGNDTLSGSAGNDSLDGGTGNDSLDGGAGNDTVKGGDGDDILAGGEGTNALSGGDGTDTATYASATSGVTANLSAGSATWGSNADTLSSMENLTGGSYADSLTGSSKDNALAGGEGDDTLAGSAGNDSLDGGTGNDSLDGGDGNDSLNGGDGNDTVKGGDGDDILAGGEGTNALSGGDGTDTTTYASATSAVTANLSAGMATWGSNADTLSSMENLTGGSYADSLTGSSKDNALAGGEGDDTLAGSAGNDSLDGGTGNDSLDGGAGNDTIKAGDGNDFLFGGTGINILSGGDGSDTASYAAAKSAVTASLSAGTAIWEENADTLSSMENLTGGSYADSLTGSSKDNALAGGEGDDTLAGSAGNDSLDGGTGNDSLDGGAGNDTIKGGDGNDILFGGTGINILSGGDGSDTASYASATSAVTANLSAGTATWGSNADTLSSMENLTGGSYADSLTGSSKDNALAGGEGNDTLSGSAGNDSLDGGTGNDSLDGGAGNDTVKGGDGDDILAGGEGTNALSGGDGTDTTTYASATSAVTANLSAGTATWGSNADTLSSMENLTGSAYADSLTGSSKDNVLSGGAENDTLSGSAGNDSLDGGAGNDSLDGGAGNDSLFGSAGADTLNGGDGTDTVSYENETGSVRAYLPIGLVYKQAETISLPPDIVSGIENLIGSAYDDFLTGDNTANLLAGGVGNDEMYGDADNDSLHGDAGNDSLYGEEDNDELFGGAGNDTLNGGAGNDTLNGGDDTDSASYDGVTAAVTANLSEGTATWSEFTDTLSEMENLVGSAFDDRLTGDARDNLLSGGEGNDSLDGGAGNDTLLGGDGNDSLDGGAGNDSLDGGAGNDSLDGGTGNDTIKGGDGNDILFGGTGINILSGGDGSDTASYVAATSAVTASLSAGTAIWGENVDTVTTMENLTGSAYADSLTGSSRDNVLSGGAGNDTLSGSAGNDSLDGGTGNDSLDGGTGNDSLDGGTGNDSLSGDAGDNTLDGDDGTDTATYASATSAVTSNLATGTATWGTNSDTLTSIENLIGSDYADTLTGDVNANVLTGGAGNDSLSGSDGNDTLSGGDGTDTLSYASMADSVRAYLSFGLVYKNEDLEDSSSTDTVTDIENLVGTSYSDKLVGNDAANLFDGGAGNDTLSGSAGNDSLSGGAGNDSLSGGTGNDSLDGGDGTDTASFLDATSAVTADLGVGTATWGSHTDTLSSIENLTGGDYDDTLTGNANANVLSGGDGNDSLDGDAGSDLLYGGAGDDTISGGADTDSLFGGAGDDTLSGGDGDDYICSEADNDSLSGGAGNDSLDGGMGNDSLDGGTGNDSLSGGDGTDTATYASATSTVTADLGAGTAAWGSNTDTLTSIENLIGSDHDDTLTGDANANALSGGAGNDFLSGGDGNDSLDGGDGTDTASYDAATSGVTADLGAGTAAWGSYTDSLTSIENLIGSDYADTLTGDANDNSTTGGAGNDTLSGGAGNDTLDGGAGDDSLDGGVGNDTLSGGENDDTLDGGAGNDTLDGGAGNDTLSGGAGDNTLAGGDGNDTADYSTTATSGVTADLSAGTATWGTTSDTLYSIESLGGSVYTDFLTGDANDNRIIGYEGDDTISGGNGNDTLDGVAGNDILYGGAGNDILYGGAENDTLDGGDGQDLLIGGADDDTLDGGADNDTLYGHTGNDTLSGGTGNDSLDGGDGTDTATYASATSTVTADLGAGTAAWGSNTDTLSSIENLTGGDHDDTLTGDANANALSGGAGNDFLSGGDGNDSLDGGTGDDSLSGGAGNDSLSGGAGNDTLSGGDGTDTATYTTATSAVTADLGAGTAAWGSYTDSLTSIENLTGSDYADTLTGDANANSITGGAGNDTISGGAGNDTISGGDGIDTLYGGDGDDLLSAGEGAYGTNYIWANGGNDSLIGGSGYDYLAGGAGNDTLDGGGGSMDTANFQDATEGVVASLLTNTATSGIYTDTLISIEYLQGSDYDDILTGDANGNILYGLSGNNTIFGGDGQDTIDAGSGNDSIEGGAGNDLWILSRGGDDTILGGDGDDGLYGGLGNDSLDGGDGTDMTSYYDATEGVVANLSTHTATSGTYTDTLVSIENITGSGYADTLTGDANANVLTGDQGDDTLDGGAGNDTLDGGVGRDMAAFATATSYVMADLSLNWARWGSSTDTLSSIEDLSGSDYDDYLTGDSVGNALDGGAGNDYIIGGAGNDTIDGGQGDDILDGGTGSDFLLGGDGTDTALFGEASSAVTADLSTLEATWGTYTLLLSSIENLVGSEHADTLTGDANANVITGGAGNDTLTGGDGSDTFTFTVIGSTDTDEVTNLEVTATDDVLNLNYDGTVSVGSEGSFASGDTVLVYDDTAATGTSASDFDALIAANHGDATGSAYAVILGSDNVAYLVYDADVATESGVRIVATIDQIDGTSLTAASDLTNLSAANFSFYTA
- a CDS encoding FeoA family protein, with the translated sequence MTSKAILILFLNEAYEVDGSPSQAGEKGREHVREDRPGQSADLVASMNMHGRLGLAVVAKSSRAGKGTAQNGATRFLGGNMTLGELRPGCRCCVRRLRARGILCRRLMDLGFYPGVHIKVLRNAPLRDPVELEIDGYFLSIRRSEAHEVEVESHEA